Below is a window of Andrena cerasifolii isolate SP2316 chromosome 5, iyAndCera1_principal, whole genome shotgun sequence DNA.
TATCTTTCTGTGTTAAAGGCATGTCGGTTGTCGAACGTTACGAGGTATTTGATGTTCACTCTTTAGTATGCGTGTCGGCAACGAACGATACGTTAGAATGTCTAATGATTATCGTACTCGAGAGACTAAGTATTTGCAGGGTAGGCTTCACAAAGTCAAGCACCGTATACGAACACAATTTTTGTACATGTACAAAACATCGAGATCTAATCATCCACATAGTCCTATTCTCATCCCATGTCTTAAAACTATTATCGTTATTCTTCGGTACATCTCACACAATGTACAGTGCTCTGCGAATACTGTAGTTGATTCTATTATCAGTGGTTAGGGACCATTTCGTTGATTGTATATACTCGCCGTATTCTTTGGATAGTAGTTTCTTCTCCGCAACTTTCTCGATCTTGTTCGTATCGTTGCGTCGATACACAACTCTGTGTTCTTATTTTGCGGCAGTCACAGTGTGCAGTAAAAGATGAGTACATAGGACGCTGGTATAATCGAAAGAAGTAGTAAATTATTGCTTTATTCGTGTTGCATTCTGTTATTTCGTTACAATAGCAGGGAAGACTGTAACTTCGGTTCGCGAAATACGAACAATACTTACAGATGAATGAAACGGGCGTTTTTTTATCGCCGAGGTCGTTTAATTTCGCATTCTTGAGCCTTGAAATAAATGATTTTCTTCTGTATGAAAGATTCGTGATTGAAATTCCACGATCGTTTATTATGCTCACCGTTACAGAGAATATCATTTATCCTGTGCCTCGATTAGATCGTTTTATCCAGTTTTGTACACCATTTGTactctaatttattaatattcatcTAAACGTCAAATTGGCGGCTCGGTACAAATATTTTCCCATCGTGCAATAAATTTAACATTCATTTACTATCGATGAGAAAGATATCGCGAGGGTTAGAACAAGTTCCAGAAAATCTGGGCACAGTTCAGCAAATCATACGCGAGAGAACCAGTTCAAAAGGATAAAGAACGACCTCGTTATCGTGCAATacgtgattttttaaaaaaaatatgatcgaAGAATCCTTTCGTTGGAAAGGGGAAAGTTGCGATGATGTAGGAccattttatttccaaaaatgagCGTCTCGTGGGGCCGAGCACGTTCACGAATGAATTATGTTTCAAGGGAGTTACGTGTCAACGAATTCTAAGTATGATTTACGTTTTTTCCTCAACAGAATCGTGCCTTTGATTTGAAACTTTTCCATTCACGGCGAGCCGACGTTCGGGcgtgaaaatgaaaattgtccgaggtttctttaataatttctacGGCATAATAAAGTCGCAGGGCTCGATGGCTCATGTTCTTCGCTTTGAACATTCACCGCCAATCATTCTCAGAGTTTCGCGAGAATTGTAGAATTCACAAGAACACTCCTCCTTCATTGCCTTCATcattttattactattattttcctCGCccatattaatattactattaatactgTAGTCACATTATACCCCCGTATAATTTACTCATTATTATAGTTACAATAATAATATCGTTAACAGTATCACCAGTATCGTTTTTATTGTTCCATCTCCCAACACTAAAGTAACACGTGCGTGAGAAACGAAGTGGAAAACGAGGCGAAAGGATGCACGGCCAATATCGTGTCATTTCATAATCACACATTACCACGCATAGGGAAGGAACAATAAACAGTGAACATCAAGACTACCCTCGCGCGCAATGCACCACGTTCTCTCGTTAATTTaaagcgaaataaaaaaaattttaagaaaatgggATCGTGCACCCGAAGTCCACCCACGTTGCTCTGGAAAGCATCGGGCAGACATGTCTCTATCACATTTTTATCTCCTCCATCCGTTCTCGGGAACGTCGCATCGTTCTTTTTTGTCGGCACGACGTTCCCGAGCCGCCGACGAACGGTGAAAGAAAGGCCCCCCGAAAAGGGGAGAAACGAAACGGTGAATATCGCGTTGTAACACACACACACCCTCTCTTGTGTAATAAAGACGAAGCAACTAAGCAACAAcccaaaaaaaattgaaaaaaaaacgcgaaaAAGTGCTGAAGGCAAGGCAAGTCTGTAATTTAGAGACGAGTGGTTTCGGGAGAGTGCCTACGAAGAACAGTCTCGGTGTTTCGGACGCTCTCGCGAAATCGGCGGGCTCGATCGGTGCCGGTCACCTAGAATTCTTGTCGAACAATGTCCTGTACCATAATCTCCCTCGAGTAAGGCGCGAGAAGATCTCGAAAAAGAACGTACGAGACCGAGATAGCGGGCCACGGACCTCGCTTCCATGCAGCCACGAATCGAACGCACCCCTACACACCACAGAAATCGCACGCTCGCTTCCGTGCGGGCGGGCGCAACAAGCATGCATATTCATACACACGGGAGACAGCGTACGCGGCACACGAGACGCACGATTTTATATCGGAGCAGACGGAGGTGCCGCGAATGCATCGAGGCTGCGTGTTAACATGTGAACGTGAGTCATTTGTCTGAATGAAAATAAACGGCCATCGAATACATCACCGTGTGTTTATGTGCTTGTTAACAGCATACGAGCGTCGCGACGCACCGAACGGTCCCAGTGCACGCGCTACTACATGGTATGGGCTTGATTTTTGGACGCGGTCGTGGCCTGGCGAACGAATCAGTGTGACGAGGTGGAGGGTCGTTTAAGGTTTTTCGGTTTGAAGAAGAATCCGGCGGATTTCGGAGACATGTACACGACTTTGGAAGAATAGAGGCGATACAGTAACGCTAATGAAATGATCGCGGCCAACGAAGATGATCGAGAATTTCGGATtggatattataattttaataagcTTCCGAGACCTCAGCCATCATCGTGGCCAAAGTACAGCTTCGACATGCTCAAAGATTCCTTTCAAAACTGCACTGAGATGAATACTTAACAGTTCAGCGAGAAATCTTATCATGCAACTTTAGATTTGCTTCTCGTTCAACGCGAGATTTCTTATGAGCTACCATAATCACAGGATAGCCACATCGAACAGTGGTTTCGTTGCTCGCGAACTTCTAGATTTTATTAGTAACGGCAGCTGAAAATTCACTCCATACCATCCTGCACCGGTGTTCGTTGTTCCATTTCTTAACACTTTACCAACCGGTAGCCTGTTGATACAGCTACCATTAACCGCTACCGGTCGGTGAAGTGTTAACCATGCTCTGGACATCGTATATCTCGCGCGGAGAACACGAGTTGGAAGCCTCTAGCAATCAGCGTGTCCCTTCGTTCGTCATACGGGGGTTCACGATGATGCGCGGTGTTGCTTAAGTTCCTTTCAACGGAAGTACACTCTGTGCAGGGTGCATCCGAGCGCAAGGACCGTGCGACGATCGGTGCATCGCGAATCGGTGTATGCTACCGTTAGCTGTAATCACTCCATTCGTAGGATCGGGTTCGTCGTAAAGAGATAACGACGGCAGGGTCCGCGTGCTTCGACGTTTGCAGTagggacgattttttttcttttttctttaccgAAAAAGCACGAGTTGTACGCATAATTTGTATCCTCCCCCGGCAGCTGTACATTCTGTATCTTTCTTGAATAAACCGAAATAAATTTCTCTTTTAATTCCTTCAGCCAAAAGGTGTCTGACTGTTGGCGACGTCTCGGCGGAATGGCACGCTGCTTTTAAGGGCGCGCGTGGTTCTCTCGAGCGTTAAGTACCGTTGTTTTAGGAGGTGTTCGTTTTCCAGGGGTAGTTCTCGTGAACAAAACTGTAGGAGCTGGGAAATACAGGCTCTGGATACTACAATTTTGTTTGCAAGAAGTATGCGAAAAGCCTGGGAAACACAGACCCAGACCCCCTgaatagggattgcaaaattaccgaatttttcaattaccggtaattcggtaaaatttttaatcaaaaccggtttaccgataatttgaagtgtttttttttttactgataacgtagtagatgccgatggaattaatgaacgcatatatgcgctatattgctatatgtaatttatcgaattaccggtaaaaatattagggtatttctcgcgatttaccgggaaactggtttaccggtattgcaatccctacccCTGAAGTTGTGGTGCTTATTGTACTTAATAGAATATGGTTTGAAGTGGATCGAGATCTTGGTGATTCTTGTCATTCTGCCCTGTCGTCGTCGATATTTGTTCTTTCCTTCTGAACCTCCCACTGTTCAGTTAGATCTGCGATCAAGTTGGAGATTGATTGTGCACTTAGCAGAGCATTCGATGATAAATTGGAATGTGTTTGCAGATGCAGCCGAGGCAGTAAAGTTGAGGgttgaaatgaatttctgagaATGCAGAAGAAAGTGTTGAATTGTGTGGTAAGTTGGCGAAGGTCTGAACGATTGCACTGGTTCTTATCATATTACGCTGGGCACGGTTAGAAGAACTAGTGGATGAATggtgaataaatattaaaaaattgaacgaGTGATAGTTCGATACTGACATCCTACATTCGAATTTGCAATCGAAGAAGAATTGTGAATATTTTATCGTACGTTTAACTCTAGCATTAAATAACTAAAGatgacttgtaacatttcagtgCATGCACTGATTTAGTAAACCTTAATTATTTTAGTAACGCTCTTCTTACAATGTCTTTAATTATCAGTAACAATTCGTATCATAAATGACCCCGCCTTTATCGAGTTActataagtatttaaataacacTGTTCAGAACAGAAAGGTACGCCATCGATGCTTTCATAATCTAGAACAAAATAGATGCGTTGAAAATCTTGTTAGATTGTAACTTAATATGCCGTGCAAGAGCTCGGTCGTGTTAAAAGACTGAAACGTTAGAACTCACAGTGCCGAATGTTTCTAACGAAAACACGTAGAACTTGCCCGCTGTTAGGCATAATGGTTTCTGAGAACGAAGGATGCAGAACATTAATGACCGTACATATTCGCCTGGTAAATCGTACCAGTTAATGAAGTAACAAGCCATCTGCATCTCGCTGCTCTGAAAATAATCACAAGTTGCAGTGTTGGTGAGCGTTAAATTTTTAGCACAACTGCAGTACGTGTTATCATAAATTTTTCAGCTTCTGAATGCTAGTAATACTACTACTAACGTCACAGCAGAATCTTTACGATTTAATGAGCTCGTAATATTattggttcgaaattgttcaattactcatatattctttatataaaaattgGAGTTTTCTGTCTTTCTTCTTTTAGTTTTTCAGAACTCTTAAAAATTCGTACGTGGCTCTTGGGATATTTCAGTAGCGGAGTACTCGAAGCATTTTTCGCAGTTTAGTGTGAAAACTTTATTCTTGTAGATTTGTAACACAATAAGTGCATTGATTGTACTACAAATTTAATTACCTCGTTGATCAGACACTCCCCCAGAAAACAGTAGCAGAACGCTAATAATATGACGGCGCAGGAGTAAATTATAAAATGTATAGTGTTCATGTCTTCCCCAGAATCGGTCGTCTGTAAAGTAATCCTATTTTTAAGCTCTTCAAATATTTGAACCTGGTTTTGGAAACACTGATAGTATCGGTATTACAATGTGCGAGACAACATTTCCCATTGATTAAGTAGAAGAATATGAATGAAAAGTCTGCGAGAACACACGAAGTGCTTCGCCATATGAAGAAGCCGGGGCATTTGCTCATGTGTAACCAATATCATCGAACATCCATAGGAGCTTATCAGGTTACCGTAAGTAATTGGAAAACCACGATGCACAAGGAAAATATCAACCCTAGCGTCTGCACGAACATAAGAGAGCTGAACGTTTCTGCCAAGGTAGTCGCCAATCTATAATTGAATCGACAATAATTATCTCGTTGCTTCGGTATTCTCTTACCAATAGGAAATATTCTAACACGCATAAAACAAACAGACTGCTATTAAATCAACAGATAAAAAGATCTTAATGAAACGGTGTGTGCAGGGCAGTCCTAGTGGGCATAGCACGTAGCTTATTTTAAGGGCCAGGAACAGTAGAATAGTGCAAACATATAGTAATACAGGGGTGACAAAAAATAAATGcactaaaattaaaatcttagagcatataaatatggaggaagcatgcaatcggcgaaaatgtagacggcggtaaaaagagaaaaatgtacatgggggacaccctctctttttctagcgccaggggcgacagcgttttttttttatgttagaAGAGGGTGTCCTCCacgtatatttttctctttctaccgccgtctacattttcgtcCATTGCATGTTTCCTCCATGcttatatgctctaagatttAAATTGTCCGAAAAGAAAAATGTGGCAACGTATTTCAGAGATGATTGTTTTATTGGATTGCCTATATTGTATTCTTTATTATAAGCATAACTTCACGCTTCTATCTCGGGTCCTTTGTTTTTGACAAGATGTTTAAAGAATGTGCTCAGGTGCAAAGACCAGATTTTCCCGGATTTTATCACATCCGCAGAATGGCCACCTTACTCGCCGAATCTAAATCCGATGGACTACAGTGTATGATCGATTTTGGAGGCCGGAGTCTGTGCAAAGCCCcataaaagtttaaaatcgcTGAAGGAATCTTCGCCGGGAACGGGagagaatttgaattttcggttgAAGAGATGCGGCGCGTAGCAGAAAATTGTACCAAGCGTTTGAAGCATAGccatttattattatgtatATTTACTTTTTAAACTTATCCAGATTTACTAAAATTATAACCGAAACTAAATGCGCATATATTTTTTGTCACTATTTGTCAATGTTTGCTGTACGTCTTATTTATACAATGTGAGTGTTTGTCGATAGACGTGCCCACAGTAGGCAAAAGTTTCAATGCAGTCCTCTAGCAAGAAGTTATTTTCTGTTTCAAACGTCTTACCGCAAAAGTTCAATGTGTCGTTCAATGAGCATCCTCATTTTCGGATAATATTTTTGCGGCTCGGTGTCGATGTTTCTGATACGATGCGATAGGATTGAGAGCTGGCTACAGAGATGAAACGTTAACGTCACCAGAAGACTGTCCGCGCCAGTTGCGCCGATTGTCAGCAGCATGCTCGTCGGTATCAAGTAAACGCAGAACAAGGCGTATGTACGCATCTCTGTCACTTCGTACACCGAATTCACTCTCATTGGTAATTCGAAAGGGAGCGTACAGTTGTCGAATTCTGTGAATTAATGGAGAACAGTCAGGGGCGAAGGTGCAGCGGATCTTAGGACTTACGATCAACTTATTTTCAAGTGCTTTATCCAGTCGTTTAAATTCGAAATGGACTGGGAACTTCAATGGCACGCGCTGAATCTCTCATTAAAGACTGAAATCTTTGTTTCTTAGAGACGTGACGGGACAATATAAACGGTTAAACTTTTTATCACTCTTTCCAGGAGAAGTCAGAAAAGGAAGTAACTCAACTGTTCCTTACAGTTgggattgaaaataaaatatcaaCTGCAATTCTGAATATCATCGTTTAAACTTATGAACACAGATTAGGAGAGACAGACAGCGGACAAACTTTAAGTGCAAAATAACATAATAGAACACCGTAGTATTTCGCGAATTCGTTATCAAagaattgaaatgatttttctggTATTCTAAGAACTTCTGTGTTTTATATGTTCAAttttaacgaataaataattaattgaatttaaataaaaaaatttaacac
It encodes the following:
- the LOC143369320 gene encoding odorant receptor 82a — protein: MFSAMKKPISLNVELFYDENVLSWSKRLLNLSGLWPDNRNDVRFFFYITYVVIFTSLEIVTLLQNVHDLQKTLKNITLSFPTILIVLKAVMFRLNMHLVLPLLAVVKRDVKQGLYQSREERRTVVWYSVAATLFSTSSALSLFFVPMLFYTKPIVSCLLTKFDNCTLPFELPMRVNSVYEVTEMRTYALFCVYLIPTSMLLTIGATGADSLLVTLTFHLCSQLSILSHRIRNIDTEPQKYYPKMRMLIERHIELLRLATTLAETFSSLMFVQTLGLIFSLCIVVFQLLTTTDSGEDMNTIHFIIYSCAVILLAFCYCFLGECLINESSEMQMACYFINWYDLPGEYVRSLMFCILRSQKPLCLTAGKFYVFSLETFGTIMKASMAYLSVLNSVI